Sequence from the Peromyscus eremicus chromosome 4, PerEre_H2_v1, whole genome shotgun sequence genome:
TGAACTTCCTGTGGAGTACAAAATGCTCTCATCTCTAGCCTGCTCAGCCACATGGGAGATATATGGTGCCAGCCTTCATATGAGCCTGTGCACCACACAGATATCATACTGGTCTTATTTCTAtgagaaatgcaaatgaatacAACAAGCAACTCAGTTTTTTAGTAGAAAGTTTAAGTTCAAGAGACTTATGGCATAGTGGCTCTACCTAAAGTCACacatcctttaaaaatgtttattacattaaatattttatgaatggATTCAATTATAACATACCATGCAAAgttgtataaataaaacatgagctgaacaacgGCAATAACAATAGGCATGTTAAATGGAAAAGGGAAGTTCATGAGGCCTcaacactacacaaagaactacagccaACTATGGTATGCTGTGAGCAGAAGAAATAGCCTTTcctagggaagaacacaccaacacCAATTAGTTATCCAGTATCAAATGGTCAacccttaaaacacacacacacacacacacacacacacacacacacacaacacacacacacacacacacacactatacagaGTGAGCATGTTGCATTTAGGTATTTgagaatacatatttatatgtatgtatgttactATTAATGAAAAAccaagaccatgaatttgaaagagagtgaggaTAGGTACATGGGAGACATGGGAAGAAAAGGAGATgtggagaaatgatgtaaatatattataatctcaagaaataaaagaaataatttctttaaaaatgtggtCACAACCATTTATAGGGTTCCATGAAAATGTTCCTATGGAATCCATTACTATatgaaaatgtaaaggaaaaagtaaattctaaaaaataaaatacttagttTACAAAAACTTGTATGTCTGAAGATACAGCTATGGAATCCAGTTACATTAAGAATTTAAACTTTGCCACTTGAACAAGCAAATTCCCTGAAGAGTTTATCCTAAAATTTCAAATCAGTGTAGAAGATTCCTCTGAATACTTCAAGGTTATAAACATTTCACACAAAGCATGAAGGAGCTTACCATAGTCTTAGATGTGTTCTAAAAAGTCAGTGCCATGAACTCAATCTCAGTTTGGCTATACTTAACTTTGTTTTCTTAGATTTATTATGATTTATAAATGGTACTGGAGCCAAGGTTCTTTTTCGGTATAGAAAGAAAATGAGCATACATCTTGCTCAGCCATGCTTACAGTATCTGAATATTTTCTGATCTGTACTTAGAGAAGGGAACTTACTTGTTTCTCAAATGGTTAGAATCAAGTCTCTGTACATGGTGTATTGAGAAACCCTGACTCCAAGGCAGGGGGGACATATGGGTTTCTGGTACAGATACTTTTAAGAATACATTTGTTATGTTAGTTTTAGTTTTGGAACTAGTCATTTGCCTCTAGAATGGTATATTTTCTAGTTTTGCTCACATAGTAAGGTAAATGAATATATTAGAAACACTGGTTTCTAGTCATAGGATAATAGTGAAATTAACCCAATGCATTGTTCTCATTCAGGGCAAATAATTGTGTACATACTGTTCTCCATGTACTCATTAACCAGATTTTCTGCTACAGTAGTGAGCTGTCACTCTTCAAAGCTCGACAATGAATGTTTGATAatgcagtgttttgtttgtaGTCTAAGATAATGTGACAACACAAGCCTGCatattttataattaagtatTATCACATACATTAACCTACTTTCTGTAGTAGGTCTCCTGAAATGTCTTACAGGAATGGTGGAAATACTTTTACTTATATTATGGGTGAGATCAGCAGCATCCTTACCAAAACTCAAGTAAGCACATTTCATGTTCTCTGTGCTTCTCATAAGGGAATGGTCTTGATTTACTTAAAGAGTTTATTCAGAGCCTCTTTCACATCCTTATTCCTCAAGCTGTATATCAAAGGATTCAACATGGGGAAAACCACTGTGTAAAATGTTGAAACAATTTTGTCTGTGTCTAAAGAATAGTTGGTACGGGGGCGAGAGTAGATGTAAAGAATTGAGCCGTAGTACAAGGTCACTGAGATGAGGTGGGAGGAACAGGTGGAGAAGGCCTTGAGGCTGCCCTGGGTAGATCGGATTCTCAGGATGGTGCCAATGATGAAGAGATAGGAGGCCAGGATTAGGGCAATGGGTGTCATGACATTGGAGGTCAGAAGGAAGTACATCAGGGCCTGGTATCCATCCTTCCCACCACAAGCCAGCTTCACTAAGGGAAGCAAATCACAGAAAAAGTCATCAATGACATTGTCATTACAGAAGTCAAAGGTAAAAGTTTTCTTGGTGATGATAGAAGAGTTAATAAAGCCACCCATGTAAGAGGCTGCTACAAAAAATGCACATAGTTTGATGGACATGGCCTGAGAATAAAGCAATGGCTTTGAGATGGCTACATAGCGGTCATAAGCCATAGCAGCCAGCAGGTAACACTCACTATAGTCCAGTCCAGCTGAGAAGAAAAactgagccacacagccagcaaaGGAGATGCTCTTGTCTTCAGAGATACAGATCACTAGGATCTTTGGAGTGTAGACAGTGGACAACCAGAGATCAAGAAAAGACAGATTTCCAATGAAGAAATACATGGGTGTGTGCAGTCTGGAGTCATTGCAGATCAATACGATGAGAATGCTGTTTCCTAACACAGTCAATGTGTACATGATGAGAAACATCACAAACAGGACCAGTTGCATGACAGGGTCAGAGGTGAATCCCAAGAGGATGAACTCAGACACTGTGTGGTTGCTCCTCTCCATGAATATAAAGATTTTCACCTTagaagacaaaaaaggagaatgtTTTCTAATgactgttctgaaaaaaaaattagcaaaaggGTAAATCAGACTATTCCTCCTGGTAATCATGGAAATCTCAGATGCAACACTCTAAGGGttcatttagaaataatttttatttagtaaCCAAATAAAACTTCtggaaaatgtttttcttgtGTATGGTCATTAAAAACTAGATAAGTAGTTTACACTCAACTCATATTCATATTATTAAATATCAATCTTAATAACCAGATTTATTTCTGAGTAAAATACACAAAGACATTCAATGCAGCATGAGGGCTGTCAGAATCTTACTTCACTACAAATTCAGTGGCCTCATGTGGCTAAATACATAATTACATTTGAGTCTCCTCTGACTTGATTTCTAGAGTATTTGACATGGCTGTCTCTACTTtctgctggaaaccaaactgttTGTCAGATCACCAGGTTCTCATAGCTGCCTGAGTTGCTTTTCTCCTCCTTTTACTGCATCCTCTTAGTATCATTATGCCAGCTTTTCAATTTTAAAGAGACACATGAGTCCATTCCTGTGCCTCCCCTCCTTCACTTTCCCATCAGTCCTTGGTGAATACATCCTGATGActttaaatgctcaacacatgtGAAGGATTTTTATTGCTATACTTCTTGATTGTGTTTCTTCCATACACTTCAGGTACTTGAGTTCAAACGCATACTTAATATCCTTAATAGGAGGTCATCTGAGAATATGATGAAAAGGGAAGTTCTGTACATTGCCTCTTCCCCACTTTCTACACTGAGGAGAGAGGCATCATTTCCCATTGCAGAAATTCATTCAGTCATATTCTCTACTGAGCTCTAGCTTCACACTGCCTCTGATTACTGACCAAAATATACCCACTATCTAGCCAGTTTTCCACTGCTCTAACATATGCCTCCTCCATGAAgtcactgttgttgtttttaacctgTATTATTTTGGAAGTCTACGTGCAATTGTATACCTTTGTGTTCACCTGAGTTGAGTCAACATGGCATCCAGAGTAGTTATGTGTAAATGTTATTATGGTTCTAAACAGTTTATAATTTTGTTCTAAACACTTGAGTCATTCTTCAGCCTATTCTGAGAAATGTTCATAATCCTCACAAAGGTGCTGAGGCCATATGTTTGTTCCTGGCCCCATTACTGCTCTGCTTAGAACCCCACACTCTTCTTTCCATTCCTGCCTTTACCCTCTTTTTGCCCTTGAATAGGACGTGTTCAATGCATTCTTAGTTGTCCTTACCTGTTGATGGAACACTTGTCCTTCCTGTATCTTTACGGGTCTAACTTTCATAGTTCagtttttaatacattttcaaGTGACTTTTTAAGATGTATTGTTCAAGAAGTCCACTCTAATCTATCCCCTGACCCTTCTCCTATCCCTTTCTAATCTGTTCTCACCTGACCACCAACAGTTATTTAATATCAATATcccattaatttaattttttcatcttcactataaaatgtaataaaatgcaaaatgcaaTGTTTGTATCATGTTGAATTTTACTATGAAATTATGAGTCATTTATTGTAAAACAAttcatataaagtaaaaatagttTTAACACAGGCTGTAACTACACAAAGATTTTCTGTTGGAAAAAAAATACCCTGAAGACTCCTGGATTTAATCTGAATCTTAACATCTTTTGATTCTAATTTGTTTGGCTTCTTTTGATAGTTTTCATTTATAGAAATCATAATTGATCATTTAGAATAATTTGCTCTGTGTCAAGTACAGTATTTCATATGTaatacttcctttcttccttagatCACTCATATTCTATGTACTTAAGTATTAATGGCAATATTTTCACAAATTACCAAATTGAGGTTTGCTAAGTAGCTAACATTTATTcagaagcaatttttttttcttgagacctGCTACTTAACCAGAAAGCTACTCCCTTTCATCAGGTTATCAGTTGCTAGTGGGCTCTGTGGCTCTCTTAGGCTTGGATATTAACCTAGAGACCAGAGGATAATTCCAAGAGGTAATAGGTGTTGTCACAGGTAAGTATTCAATAAGATATTCTAAGAACTGATCAAATCATCTGCTGGCAGATCCCTATGTATTTCATGTGAAAGATAACTAATGAGACCAGAAAGATTCTACTGTCACCACCTAGGGTAGAACACTTACCTGAGACTCTCACACTCATAACCAACAGCAGACAACAGGGAGATCCAGGCAACTTATTCCTGCTCAGATTCCcttgtgtatatgatttctttcccatctcagggGTTCACAGTTTTGAAAGTGTCTGAAAGTCAATTAAGCAAAAGTCTGTTGATTTGCTTGTTCAATGCAAAATaagaaaatgactaaaatgaTGTTGATTATTATGTATAGGAAACCACTCTTTACAAAACCACTCTTGTTTCAAAAACTCAGAAATACATATTGCAATTACTATTATAGTAAAGTAAATATATTTGCAAGTAGTTACCTTTCTAAAATCAAGACAAGGTAGCGCAATTAGGTTTTGTGCCCAGTGCATTTTCAGTTTAAAATTCATGTTTGTTCTGATAGGATGTATGAGGCTTTGCAGTAGGGTAATAGTCGATTAAATTGATAATTTAAAACAacgaatttttgagacagagtctcatgtagcttaggTTCCTtttgagctcactctgtagctaaggatggctgtgaacttctgatcttcttttcttcatcacccataatgctgaaattacagggaTGCACCACTTGTTCACTTTTATAGTGTGTTGTTGTAGAACCCAAGATTTTATGAAAGCTAGATAAGcattctactaactgagctacatttccagtccTCAAGAACACTCTATGAAATTTGATAGATCTTTAGCCATATTACTTTAGGGGTGGAAGTTTACTAGTTCTGAGTTTCTATGTAAACACATTTTGCAACAGTCACACCTATTATTACTTACGAATCACTActtgaatttaaaataattagaaagatGCCTTATTAGGTAATATGGCAACATTGGCTAGTGTGATTGCTCTCTTTTAGCAACATGACATAGGGAGAGCAATTTATCAATTTTTACATTATCATAATAGACTAAGCATTTTGTAGTGTTGGGTACTTTGCTAAATACTTTATAATCTCAGTGAGCCATAAAGTGATCTTGTAGTATAAATGTgattattctcattttacagattagTCTTCTGAAACATAGAAGTAACACTACATGTTTCTggagaataaaagaaatcaaagaactTACCCATCACTGGACCCTTTATGCCACAATACAGACCCATCAGTCAAACTGTTAAAATTGGTCTAATAATGGCATGATACTTATATAATAAATTGCCCACATTCTGATTGgatctgaggcctgctccacaagagCAGGTTCATGTCTGGTATTGTATTCTGGTCAAAAGACTGTGGGTAGGGAGATCATAAGGCCAGGGGGAAACTACTATAGTGCTTTGCTAAACATATTGTCAAACTCCCTTCTTAATATGTATGTCATATCTGTAGATTTGTACTACTCTCAACCTAGactagaaaagtttttttttgcaATGCATAGAggctaatgcagagactcataattgatcaaagtactgagaataagGAATTGTGACTgttccctgtagtgggtagctgttccaaaATGACGCCCTTTCTCCTAAAGGTtttatttctcagggttatggatgatggttatagggttgggggtggaagaaaatattagactcagtattctccttaagaaaaggaaaagtgtctcaaaaaaaaagaaaaaattggaatggataggtataagatattatggtagattattatatatactagtaaacaaatttagtaaaataacagCCTTAGattatttgcactgttatggattcttatatgttgatacaaatgtaaactatttttatattcctgtttaagataatttgtatgttgatacaaatacagaactatatttgttataaggtacatatatttctactcttatttaaaatatttgtatattgatacaaatgtaaatttatatctgtcatactgtatgtatgttctacttctgtttaggatattttgtatattgatatataattAGGATTATTGttatattgcatattgcactatacattcctacctctgttaaagatattttgtgtattgtcacaattttgaagtcatcatccTTTTACCGTgcatttgcttacagactgtttaccttgtttacatgaagccttagtccttaggttatttaggtagataagatttatagatttatagttacctatgcttgtcatctctagagttatgttagttaggttatccagatttacagatacataggtcggatggacaggtaatcttcaaacacttcatggacctagagaatatggtatttaaataacttagaattctgttaacatgagacacaattgctcctggcagcaccaatttgatcctgagaaaATGTTggacttctaagacatttccatttaaaaattcgtcttcttggcacaaaatggcctattgggcaaagaactgcccctGCCTCGACTGCCTACGGTacaaatgctgtcctttctggacaagcgggacacaaggaaaagtgaattCTGAGCTCTGCCAAGACAgtgtaagatggtctttcaaaattcctgcttctgaaaatggtctgtcagatactctaggcctgtagccaatttgaatgcaccaacaatgctgagaaacattaggtgactgcccaggctgccagctgcctcTGTCTACAATTGCAAGATtcctaaaagttgcttgcatccatcttccatttctcaggtattattatattccttctcaggtctttgatgggattgaagactagcagttatagttacaacttagtatatatatatatatatatatatatatattatcttagatAAAACTTAAtaagtattagatttaggttctttaggataggacaccttttggaatgatctttgtaacatgccatttacctatgctctatacttctctggattttagtatgtgtttcttgcttgatattgttcgtattggttgtagttccatcttatctaggtcattatcccttattactcctggacaatatttgataatcattcctattgtatagggtcttgtattaggttagaaccttcttatttagacaaaagggggagatgtagtgggtagctgtttcagcattgatctggaagttccaaccctcattgaGGTTTTGGTAACTGttatgcctacaaggcggggctgagagaggaccctgaagacctgagatccgatgggtggctctcttggttcttggACCCTGaatgctagaggtagaccgaggagagttctccagagaacacctccggACTGCGCtgagtctttcccagaacccacaacctacctatcccttcatttgtaagttatgccattaaataaatctcccttttaactacgtggagtggccttaataatttcaccaatagttccCACACTGATGGGTAATCTATATCAAACTTCACCCAACCAAAGCTCAGAGAAAAGTTGTTGGAAAGAATATAAGATAATTAAAATGaggaatttctctccagctcccaccaagtcccgccagtcctggagcccacttataaaataaacacacagactcttacattatttacaaactgtatggctatggcaggcttcttgctaactgttcttatatcttaaattaaccaatttctataaatctataccttgccacgtggctcgaggctgaccagcatcttcacatgctgcttgtcctggcggcgcctggcagtgtctccctctcagccctccacttcccagaattctcctctctccttgtcccacctatacttcctgcctggccactggccaatcagtgttttatttattaacatatttgccatacagaacatctcacagcagagGAGAGCTGTGAAACATCGTCTTCTGGGTATGGCATGGCCAGTGTACACATCAACTCACAGCAACTATGATTTCCTTCACAAGACTTGCACAAAATCAAAGCAGCTGAAATTTCAGCATGGATGTGGAGGGCTTCTGTGGTCTCACTCCTACCTGGGAAGTTATGGGTAGCTGGTGGCTTCTGAgaaagagtcacttttctttcagGGTGTGCCTTCTTTTAGGTTGTCTACGCTCCAGTGGATGCCCATACAACTATTTGCACATGGTCAGCACTAATTGTAGCCAGGGAACTaatgaaaataatgataataataataataataataataataataataataataataatgaagaggATTTGAAGTCAGTGAAAGATGGGTTGATCAATACTCGTGGGAGATGGAGGGAAGTAGTAGAGGTggataatattaaaatacattgtctatgtgaatgaaattttcaaagaataaatgaaaatatttaaaatgataaaaattgtAAAAGATACTGTCCTATGCAGACTAATCAATAACAAATGGCACAACTTTATTCATTTTTGGCTAGTAATATCCACTGCATgcttgtatatgtacacatacacatataatatataatatattatatatgtttatatcccTAGAATAATAGAGCTTGAAGGCCCAAACATACAGAAGTGATGAGAAGAGGGTAATACCATGTGGTGGCTAATCTTGATTGTTAACTTGAGTACATTTGGAAGGAACTGCAACCCATgcagctgggtacacctgtgaag
This genomic interval carries:
- the LOC131908202 gene encoding olfactory receptor 9G19-like, which produces MERSNHTVSEFILLGFTSDPVMQLVLFVMFLIMYTLTVLGNSILIVLICNDSRLHTPMYFFIGNLSFLDLWLSTVYTPKILVICISEDKSISFAGCVAQFFFSAGLDYSECYLLAAMAYDRYVAISKPLLYSQAMSIKLCAFFVAASYMGGFINSSIITKKTFTFDFCNDNVIDDFFCDLLPLVKLACGGKDGYQALMYFLLTSNVMTPIALILASYLFIIGTILRIRSTQGSLKAFSTCSSHLISVTLYYGSILYIYSRPRTNYSLDTDKIVSTFYTVVFPMLNPLIYSLRNKDVKEALNKLFK